The Streptomyces laurentii genome contains a region encoding:
- a CDS encoding integral membrane protein (Uncharacterized conserved protein (DUF2156); pfam09924;~identified by MetaGeneAnnotator; putative;~integral membrane protein [Streptomyces hygroscopicus subsp. jinggangensis TL01]): MGEVRLPVAGAARSTVRSRRGAAIAVWYLRAVAFVNFLSAVWVSFGQDLRRHNQHDFFTPYMLTAGFASGFFTLFLAITMRRRKRAAWILNFVLCGLFLLLFVLVMFFPEIREHAQNWVSLALTAGFFGALLAGRREFYAKGDRSNPLLAAVVAVGGLLVTSLLAAFLVTVTNHATGPSTFVERWRYGVMHLITLATDEDRFPGIAPPGWVDVVINVMSTLLLIAVLFAAFRSRRAVDPLTEEDENRLRALLGRHGDRDSLGYFATRREKSVVWSPSAKAAIAYRVVGGVSLASGDPIGDPEAWPGAIDPWLAEAREHGWIPAVMGASEEAGTIYARHGLDALELGDEAIVETAEFTLDGRAMRTVRQAFNRVKRAGYQVRIRRHEEIPAAEMDALVRKADDWRDGATERGFSMALGRLGDPRDGRCVMLECTDERGELRALLSFVPWGPEGLSLDLMRRDRDAENGLMEFMVIELLQRAREIGIIQVSLNFAMFRSVFERGSKLGAGPVLRLWRSLLSFFSRWWQIESLYRANAKYRPIWEPRFMLFEKSADLLRIGLAAGRAEGFLEAPGLPKWLHRRHLEGRR; the protein is encoded by the coding sequence ATGGGAGAAGTCCGCCTGCCCGTCGCCGGAGCCGCCCGGAGCACGGTCCGCTCGCGGCGCGGAGCCGCGATCGCCGTCTGGTATCTGCGCGCCGTCGCCTTCGTCAACTTCCTGAGCGCCGTCTGGGTGTCGTTCGGCCAGGACCTGCGGCGGCACAACCAGCACGACTTCTTCACCCCGTACATGCTCACCGCCGGCTTCGCCTCCGGCTTCTTCACCCTCTTCCTGGCGATCACCATGCGGCGCCGCAAGCGGGCCGCGTGGATCCTGAACTTCGTCCTGTGCGGGCTGTTCCTGCTGCTCTTCGTGCTCGTCATGTTCTTCCCGGAGATCCGCGAGCACGCCCAGAACTGGGTGTCGCTCGCGCTGACGGCGGGCTTCTTCGGCGCGCTGCTCGCCGGCCGCCGGGAGTTCTACGCGAAGGGCGACCGCTCCAACCCGCTGCTGGCGGCGGTCGTGGCGGTGGGCGGGCTGCTGGTCACCTCGCTGCTCGCCGCGTTCCTGGTCACCGTCACCAACCACGCCACCGGCCCCTCGACCTTTGTGGAGCGCTGGCGGTACGGCGTGATGCACCTGATCACCCTCGCCACCGACGAGGACCGCTTCCCGGGCATCGCGCCCCCCGGCTGGGTGGACGTGGTCATCAACGTGATGTCCACGCTGCTGCTCATCGCGGTGCTGTTCGCCGCCTTCCGGTCCCGCCGCGCGGTCGACCCGCTCACCGAGGAGGACGAGAACCGGCTGCGGGCGCTGCTCGGACGGCACGGCGACCGGGACTCCCTCGGCTACTTCGCGACCCGCCGCGAGAAGAGCGTCGTCTGGTCCCCCAGCGCCAAGGCCGCCATCGCCTACCGGGTGGTCGGCGGGGTGTCGCTGGCCTCCGGCGACCCGATCGGCGACCCGGAGGCGTGGCCCGGCGCCATCGACCCGTGGCTCGCCGAGGCGCGCGAGCACGGCTGGATCCCGGCCGTGATGGGCGCGAGCGAGGAGGCGGGCACGATCTACGCCCGGCACGGCCTGGACGCGCTCGAACTGGGCGACGAGGCGATCGTGGAGACCGCGGAGTTCACCCTCGACGGGCGGGCCATGCGCACCGTGCGGCAGGCGTTCAACCGGGTCAAGCGGGCCGGCTACCAGGTCCGGATCCGCCGGCACGAGGAGATCCCGGCCGCCGAGATGGACGCGCTCGTGCGCAAGGCGGACGACTGGCGCGACGGCGCGACCGAGCGCGGCTTCTCGATGGCGCTCGGCCGGCTCGGCGATCCCCGGGACGGCCGCTGTGTGATGCTGGAGTGCACCGACGAGCGCGGCGAGCTGCGGGCGCTGCTGTCCTTCGTGCCGTGGGGACCGGAGGGACTGTCCCTCGATCTGATGCGCCGCGACCGGGACGCCGAGAACGGTCTGATGGAGTTCATGGTCATCGAACTCCTGCAGCGGGCACGGGAGATCGGAATCATTCAGGTATCGCTCAACTTCGCGATGTTCAGATCCGTCTTCGAACGTGGCTCGAAGCTCGGTGCGGGGCCGGTGCTGCGGCTGTGGCGTTCACTGCTGAGCTTCTTCTCCCGCTGGTGGCAGATCGAGTCGCTGTACCGCGCCAACGCCAAGTACCGACCGATCTGGGAGCCCCGCTTCATGCTCTTCGAGAAGAGTGCCGACCTGCTGCGCATCGGCCTCGCCGCCGGCCGCGCCGAAGGCTTCCTGGAAGCCCCGGGGCTGCCCAAGTGGCTGCACCGCAGACATCTGGAGGGCAGACGGTGA
- a CDS encoding hypothetical protein (Hypothetical protein XNR_4709 [Streptomyces albus J1074];~identified by MetaGeneAnnotator; putative), which yields MDVAVREVRRQRGRPVGDPEEFTTQGDAESWLGEYWRDLLDGGADQATLAEDGTTVYGPMPLNAEG from the coding sequence ATGGACGTGGCGGTTCGAGAAGTCCGACGGCAGCGAGGTCGCCCCGTCGGTGACCCCGAGGAGTTCACCACCCAGGGCGACGCGGAGTCCTGGCTCGGTGAGTACTGGCGCGATCTGCTCGACGGCGGGGCGGACCAGGCGACCCTCGCGGAGGACGGCACGACGGTCTACGGCCCGATGCCGCTGAACGCCGAGGGCTGA
- a CDS encoding integral membrane protein (identified by MetaGeneAnnotator; putative;~integral membrane protein [Streptomyces venezuelae ATCC10712]) gives MSRSTMRASARAFARREWGPLYATVREALVVRRRRAIPLTLTAVLLTSVLQVVQNQDWGYQPVQDLGSVRAADPLWLALLRTPLSLFVPALDLPVWGALAQILLVFGIAEICLGRGRTLFLAYAATLAGTLYARVALVLGPDTPLGLPATEAQVVDTGPSAAVVGLAVYVCWRRRARWTAILVVVAMVVEVLVKNNLAGKEHIAALAAVGAVVAVQEWRARRRNGGGSVDGAADGSADKSTSRSAGRSAGAPSSEAGSGAGPRSGSARGSGSGSRSAFVSEAASGPVPHPPLQPEAEPRPGVRS, from the coding sequence GTGAGCCGCTCGACCATGCGGGCGTCCGCGCGGGCGTTCGCGCGCCGCGAGTGGGGACCGCTCTACGCGACCGTACGGGAGGCGCTGGTCGTACGGCGCCGGCGGGCGATCCCCCTGACCCTGACCGCCGTCCTGCTCACCTCGGTCCTCCAGGTCGTCCAGAACCAGGACTGGGGCTACCAGCCGGTCCAGGACCTCGGCTCGGTGCGGGCCGCGGACCCACTGTGGCTCGCGCTGCTGCGTACCCCGCTGTCCCTCTTCGTACCGGCGCTCGATCTGCCGGTGTGGGGCGCGCTGGCGCAGATCCTGCTGGTGTTCGGGATCGCCGAGATCTGTCTGGGGCGGGGGCGGACGCTGTTCCTGGCGTACGCCGCGACACTGGCCGGCACGCTGTACGCGCGGGTCGCCCTGGTGCTCGGGCCGGACACCCCGCTGGGGCTGCCCGCCACCGAGGCGCAGGTGGTGGACACCGGCCCGTCGGCGGCGGTCGTCGGGCTCGCGGTGTACGTGTGCTGGCGCCGCCGGGCGCGCTGGACGGCGATCCTCGTGGTCGTGGCGATGGTGGTGGAGGTGCTGGTCAAGAACAACCTGGCCGGCAAGGAGCACATCGCCGCGCTCGCGGCGGTGGGCGCGGTCGTCGCGGTCCAGGAGTGGCGGGCCCGGCGGCGGAACGGGGGCGGGTCCGTGGACGGGGCCGCTGACGGATCCGCCGACAAATCCACGAGCCGATCCGCGGGCCGATCCGCGGGTGCGCCTTCGTCCGAGGCCGGATCGGGGGCCGGGCCCCGGTCCGGGTCGGCGCGCGGCTCCGGTTCCGGGTCCCGGTCCGCGTTCGTGTCCGAGGCCGCGTCCGGCCCGGTCCCGCACCCCCCGCTTCAGCCCGAGGCGGAGCCGCGGCCCGGCGTGCGTTCCTGA
- a CDS encoding adenosylcobinamide-phosphate guanylyltransferase (Adenosylcobinamide kinase / adenosylcobinamide phosphate guanyltransferase (CobU). CobU is bifunctional cobalbuminbiosynthesis enzymes which display adenosylcobinamide kinase and adenosylcobinamide phosphate guanyltransferase activity. This enzyme is a...; cd00544;~Adenosylcobinamide-phosphateguanylyltransferase [Streptomyces venezuelae ATCC10712];~GTP binding site [chemical binding];~Walker A motif;~Walker B motif;~homotrimer interface [polypeptide binding];~identified by MetaGeneAnnotator; putative), with translation MELTLLGTGAPLGLPRPDCPCAVCALSRGPAARASTSLLVDGALLLDLTPGAALAAARAGHSLVGVRQVLLTRPHDGPAVEMPAGLPTAGRVPDGRELTLISGHRVRAVPMDAPGTGYEVVSAEGERLLYLPRGGAPAGLPDDHRVPYDMVVADVTGRPDALARLRATGAAAASTDVIAVHLDHDAPAGPELDRRLAAAGARAVPDGTTLYVGEYHAVPDVPRRTLVTGGARSGKSVEAERRLETFPEVVYVATGGTRAGDAEWAQRVGLHRERRPASWRTEETTDLVPLLAADGPALLIDCLSLWLTDAMDRAGAWDDATWENGGRQALAERVEELVAAVRETRRTVVAVTNEVGSGVVPATASGRRFRDELGRLNAAFADACEQVLLVVAGQALVLR, from the coding sequence GTGGAACTGACTCTGCTCGGCACCGGCGCGCCCCTCGGACTCCCCCGCCCCGACTGCCCCTGCGCCGTGTGCGCGCTGTCCCGGGGACCGGCGGCGCGGGCCTCGACCTCGCTCCTGGTGGACGGGGCGCTGCTGCTCGACCTGACCCCGGGGGCCGCGCTGGCCGCCGCCCGCGCGGGCCACTCGCTCGTGGGCGTACGGCAAGTGCTGTTGACGCGGCCGCACGACGGCCCGGCCGTGGAGATGCCGGCCGGACTGCCGACGGCCGGCCGGGTACCCGACGGGCGGGAGCTGACGCTGATCAGCGGCCACCGGGTGCGGGCGGTGCCGATGGACGCCCCGGGCACCGGGTACGAGGTGGTCTCCGCGGAGGGCGAGCGGCTGCTGTACCTGCCGCGCGGCGGGGCGCCCGCCGGCCTTCCGGACGACCACCGGGTGCCGTACGACATGGTGGTGGCGGACGTGACGGGCCGCCCGGACGCGCTGGCCCGGCTGCGGGCCACCGGCGCGGCGGCGGCGAGCACCGACGTGATCGCCGTGCACCTGGACCACGACGCGCCGGCCGGTCCCGAGCTGGACCGGCGGCTCGCGGCGGCGGGCGCGCGGGCGGTGCCGGACGGGACGACCCTGTACGTGGGCGAGTACCACGCCGTACCGGACGTCCCGCGCCGCACGCTGGTGACGGGCGGGGCCCGGTCGGGCAAGTCGGTGGAGGCGGAACGGCGCCTGGAGACCTTCCCCGAGGTCGTGTACGTGGCGACCGGCGGCACCCGCGCGGGCGACGCGGAGTGGGCGCAGCGGGTGGGCCTGCACCGGGAACGGCGGCCGGCGTCCTGGCGTACGGAGGAGACCACCGACCTGGTCCCGCTGCTGGCGGCGGACGGCCCGGCGCTGCTGATCGACTGCCTGTCGCTGTGGCTGACGGACGCCATGGACCGGGCCGGCGCCTGGGACGACGCGACCTGGGAGAACGGCGGACGGCAGGCGCTCGCCGAGCGGGTCGAGGAGCTGGTGGCGGCGGTCCGGGAGACCCGGCGCACGGTGGTGGCGGTGACGAACGAGGTGGGCTCGGGCGTGGTCCCGGCGACCGCGTCGGGGCGGCGGTTCCGGGACGAGCTGGGGCGGCTGAACGCGGCCTTCGCCGACGCGTGCGAGCAGGTGCTGCTCGTGGTGGCGGGGCAGGCGCTGGTGCTGCGCTGA
- a CDS encoding nicotinate-nucleotide--dimethylbenzimidazole phosphoribosyltransferase (Nicotinate-nucleotide--dimethylbenzimidazolephosphoribosyltransferase [Streptomyces venezuelae ATCC10712];~Nicotinate-nucleotide-dimethylbenzimidazole phosphoribosyltransferase (DMB-PRT), also called CobT; cd02439;~Phosphoribosyltransferase; pfam02277;~active site pocket [active];~identified by MetaGeneAnnotator; putative;~putative cataytic base [active];~putative dimer interface [polypeptide binding]), producing MNLDDFSDLIQRPDGGIRRDAEERRERLSVRPGALGRLDELGEWLSAAQGRVPVRPVEQPKVVLFAADHGVATLDVSGRAAGSAHTLVRAVLDGASPVAVLARAQRVPVRVVDAGLDCDPGLLPAEVTRHRVRRGSGRIDIEDALTAEEALAALELGIAIADEEADSGTDLVVLGDLSVGGTTPASTLIAALCGTDASVVTGRGGAGIDDLAWMRKCAAIRDALRRARPVLGDQLALLSTVGGADLAAMTGFLLQASVRRMPVVLDGVVGAACALVAQRSAFRAPDWWLAGQVSGEPAQAKALDRMALEPLLDHGVTVGEGAGALLALPLVRAAAALAAELPEKTADAGGTEDGESAGNTEASEASADTGAATGTGASADAR from the coding sequence TTGAACCTCGACGACTTCTCCGATCTGATCCAGCGTCCCGACGGGGGAATCCGGCGTGACGCCGAGGAGCGCAGGGAGCGGCTGAGCGTCCGCCCCGGGGCGCTCGGGCGCCTCGACGAGCTGGGCGAGTGGCTGTCGGCGGCCCAGGGCCGGGTGCCGGTGCGACCGGTGGAGCAGCCGAAGGTCGTGCTGTTCGCGGCCGACCACGGGGTGGCCACCCTGGACGTGTCCGGGCGGGCCGCGGGCAGCGCGCACACGCTGGTGCGCGCCGTGCTCGACGGCGCGAGCCCGGTGGCGGTCCTCGCGCGGGCGCAGCGGGTGCCGGTACGGGTCGTGGACGCGGGCCTGGACTGCGACCCCGGGCTGCTGCCGGCCGAGGTCACCCGGCACCGGGTACGCCGCGGCTCGGGCCGGATCGACATCGAGGACGCGCTGACGGCCGAGGAGGCGCTCGCCGCCCTCGAACTCGGCATCGCGATCGCCGACGAGGAGGCCGACTCCGGCACCGACCTGGTCGTCCTCGGCGATCTCAGCGTGGGTGGCACGACCCCCGCGTCGACGCTGATCGCGGCGCTGTGCGGGACGGACGCCTCGGTGGTGACCGGCCGCGGCGGCGCCGGGATCGACGACCTGGCCTGGATGCGCAAGTGCGCGGCGATCCGCGACGCGCTGCGCCGGGCCCGGCCGGTGCTCGGCGACCAGCTGGCGCTGCTCTCGACGGTCGGCGGGGCGGACCTGGCGGCGATGACGGGCTTCCTGCTCCAGGCGTCGGTGCGCCGGATGCCGGTCGTGCTCGACGGCGTGGTCGGCGCGGCGTGCGCGCTGGTGGCGCAGCGGTCGGCGTTCCGGGCGCCGGACTGGTGGCTGGCGGGTCAGGTCAGCGGCGAGCCGGCGCAGGCGAAGGCGCTGGACCGGATGGCCCTCGAACCGCTGCTCGACCACGGGGTCACGGTGGGCGAGGGAGCCGGGGCGCTGCTCGCGCTGCCGCTGGTCCGGGCCGCCGCCGCGCTGGCGGCGGAGCTGCCGGAGAAGACGGCGGACGCCGGCGGCACGGAGGACGGCGAGAGCGCCGGGAACACGGAGGCGAGCGAGGCTTCCGCCGACACCGGGGCTGCCACCGGCACCGGGGCTTCCGCCGACGCGCGCTGA
- a CDS encoding hypothetical protein (identified by MetaGeneAnnotator; putative;~sequence version:1), translating to MIMLRGSVRAGAVLAAAMLLTACAGGDDSAPAAKATPAKHPVFDQKLDRQLLLAVRQTKQAGSASFVHHLTFASGKGDAVQTMSGSMDFAGGRGQADTTWKVPGKLPEEARNVLVGMTAGRTSGALSGRYLIDSDRIHYRAARTSYWIRYTAADTQQSQDNATLEHLHGTEAPVGGTLLEGLSGAEATKRTDGPDGRRVYRAEMPMNALEGLLPDDIRKHTDRDAADGLPVTVTVDRQGRILDARADLTAVLRKGDALSGFTKFTMDLTLGGHGTSAPKDSPAGTVRTGAEDVLPLRDVKKNACADFDTGQRLARNVVGVPCSGPHDVRVFAQVPLGPGSSAEDTQGRADTACSIARDMARASRLPKRDAYWAWWTPEPQGGVGKGRVTCYVTTARGDS from the coding sequence ATGATCATGTTAAGAGGCTCCGTTCGCGCGGGCGCCGTGCTCGCCGCCGCCATGCTCCTGACCGCCTGCGCGGGCGGTGACGACAGCGCCCCGGCCGCCAAGGCCACGCCCGCCAAGCACCCCGTGTTCGACCAGAAGCTCGACCGGCAGCTCCTCCTGGCGGTGCGCCAGACGAAGCAGGCGGGCAGCGCGAGCTTCGTCCACCACCTGACCTTCGCCTCGGGCAAGGGCGACGCGGTCCAGACGATGAGCGGAAGCATGGACTTCGCCGGCGGCCGCGGACAGGCCGACACGACCTGGAAGGTTCCCGGGAAACTTCCCGAGGAGGCCCGGAACGTCCTGGTCGGCATGACGGCCGGCCGCACCTCCGGCGCCCTCTCCGGCCGGTATCTGATCGACAGCGACCGGATCCACTACCGGGCCGCCCGAACCTCGTACTGGATCCGCTACACCGCCGCGGACACCCAGCAATCGCAGGACAACGCCACCCTGGAGCACCTCCATGGCACCGAGGCACCGGTCGGCGGCACGCTCTTGGAGGGCCTATCCGGAGCGGAGGCGACCAAGCGGACCGACGGCCCCGACGGCCGCCGCGTCTACCGGGCCGAGATGCCGATGAACGCGCTGGAGGGCCTACTCCCCGACGACATCCGGAAGCACACCGACCGGGACGCCGCCGACGGGCTGCCGGTCACCGTCACCGTGGACCGGCAGGGCCGGATCCTGGACGCGCGCGCCGACCTGACCGCCGTCCTGCGCAAGGGAGACGCGCTCTCCGGCTTCACCAAGTTCACGATGGACCTCACCCTCGGCGGTCACGGGACGTCCGCGCCGAAGGACTCCCCCGCCGGCACCGTCCGCACCGGGGCCGAGGACGTCCTGCCCCTGCGGGACGTGAAGAAGAACGCCTGTGCCGACTTCGACACCGGTCAGCGCCTGGCCCGGAACGTCGTCGGCGTGCCCTGCTCGGGACCGCACGACGTCCGGGTCTTCGCCCAGGTCCCGTTGGGTCCGGGCAGCTCGGCCGAGGACACCCAGGGCCGTGCGGACACCGCGTGCTCCATCGCGCGGGACATGGCCCGGGCTTCCCGGCTGCCCAAGAGGGACGCGTACTGGGCCTGGTGGACACCCGAGCCCCAGGGCGGCGTCGGCAAGGGCCGGGTGACCTGTTACGTGACCACCGCGCGAGGCGACTCCTGA
- a CDS encoding integral membrane protein (identified by MetaGeneAnnotator; putative;~integral membrane protein [Streptomyces sp. C]), producing the protein MGHWFSRNIVEPGKLPMLLALTAFVLTFLITRTVTRLIRAGKGPFGNISSGGLHIHHVVPGVVLTVLGGFGAVASGRYGVGAMIFAVVFGTGAGLVLDEFALILHLDDVYWTDDGRKSVEVVVFTAALVLLGLVGFAPFGVNDVTADERQNRAAFLLTLLVNFLFVLVTLMKGKFRTAVIGALVPFVALVGALRLARPAPGGRAGSTAAAPGPGPAPGSAATGTTSAGPGCAARCRT; encoded by the coding sequence ATGGGTCACTGGTTCTCGCGCAACATCGTCGAACCCGGCAAGCTCCCGATGCTCCTCGCCCTGACCGCGTTCGTGCTGACCTTCCTGATCACCCGGACCGTCACCCGGCTGATCCGGGCCGGCAAGGGCCCGTTCGGGAACATCTCCTCGGGCGGGCTGCACATCCACCACGTGGTGCCGGGCGTCGTGCTCACCGTGCTCGGCGGCTTCGGGGCGGTGGCGAGCGGCCGGTACGGGGTGGGGGCGATGATCTTCGCGGTGGTCTTCGGGACCGGCGCGGGCCTGGTGCTCGACGAGTTCGCGCTGATCCTGCACCTCGACGACGTCTACTGGACGGACGACGGCCGCAAGAGCGTCGAGGTGGTCGTGTTCACCGCCGCGCTCGTCCTGCTCGGGCTCGTCGGCTTCGCGCCGTTCGGGGTGAACGACGTGACCGCCGACGAGCGCCAGAACCGGGCCGCCTTCCTCCTCACCCTCCTCGTCAACTTCCTCTTCGTCCTCGTCACCCTGATGAAGGGAAAGTTCCGGACGGCCGTGATCGGCGCGCTCGTCCCCTTCGTCGCCCTCGTCGGCGCCCTCCGCCTCGCCCGCCCGGCTCCTGGTGGGCGCGCCGGCTCTACGGCCGCCGCCCCCGGGCCCGGGCCCGCTCCCGGATCCGCGGCTACCGGCACGACAAGCGCTGGACCCGGGTGCGCCGCAAGGTGCAGGACCTGA
- a CDS encoding cobalamin synthase (Cobalamin synthase [Streptomyces venezuelae ATCC10712];~Cobalamin-5-phosphate synthase; cl00415;~identified by MetaGeneAnnotator; putative): protein MDGLRFAFGTLTVLPARITRWDREAARSGMLCAPLAGLVVGLSAAAAGGVALLLGASPLVAAVLTALVPALLTRGLHLDGLADTADGLGSAKPAEEALRVMKRSDIGPFGVLALVFALFAQVAALAELYGEGWARGTVAVAVASATARLALTLASRHGVPAARPEGLGAIVAGTVPHRSAALATALVLVLVAAAGAVFSPYDALRHVLAALVALGTAELLLRRCVRRFGGVTGDVFGGVAEVAGTVTLVALTLG from the coding sequence ATGGACGGCCTGCGTTTCGCCTTCGGCACCCTCACCGTGCTGCCCGCCCGCATCACCCGCTGGGACCGCGAGGCGGCGCGGTCCGGCATGCTCTGCGCCCCGCTCGCGGGGCTCGTCGTCGGCCTGTCCGCGGCCGCGGCCGGCGGGGTGGCACTGCTGCTCGGCGCGAGTCCGCTGGTCGCCGCCGTCCTCACCGCCCTGGTCCCCGCCCTGCTCACCCGCGGGCTGCACCTCGACGGCCTCGCCGACACCGCCGACGGCCTCGGCAGCGCCAAGCCCGCCGAGGAGGCGCTGCGGGTGATGAAGCGGTCCGACATCGGGCCGTTCGGCGTCCTCGCGCTCGTCTTCGCCCTGTTCGCCCAGGTCGCGGCGCTCGCCGAGCTGTACGGGGAGGGCTGGGCGCGCGGCACGGTCGCCGTCGCCGTCGCCTCGGCGACAGCCCGCCTCGCCCTCACCCTGGCGTCCCGTCACGGCGTCCCGGCCGCCCGGCCCGAGGGGCTCGGCGCGATCGTGGCCGGCACCGTCCCGCACCGCTCCGCAGCCCTCGCCACCGCCCTGGTCCTCGTCCTGGTCGCGGCGGCCGGCGCGGTCTTCTCCCCGTACGACGCCCTGCGTCACGTCCTCGCCGCGCTCGTCGCCCTCGGCACGGCCGAACTGCTCCTGCGCCGGTGCGTCCGCCGCTTCGGCGGGGTCACCGGCGACGTCTTCGGCGGCGTGGCGGAAGTCGCGGGCACGGTGACGCTGGTGGCCCTGACCCTGGGCTGA